A single Chanos chanos chromosome 8, fChaCha1.1, whole genome shotgun sequence DNA region contains:
- the enpp2 gene encoding autotaxin isoform X2: protein MLPLKLVLYVSSLFSGANICVGFVVNRAGRSTTSYESISEFLSDAPKLTASESCKNRCFELVDFKPEESTQCRCDNLCKTYNSCCSDFDERCLKTEGGFQCSKERCGETRNEQHACHCSEDCLARGDCCTNYRTLCKGDTSWLQEECEEIKNHECPAGFVRPPLIMVSVDGFRASYMMREKTVMPNIDKLKTCGTHAPYMRPVYPTKTYPNLYSVATGLYPESHGIVGNSMYDPVFNANFNLRGKEKLKHRWWGGQPIWITAKEQGVKPGTFFWPVVIPLERRVLTMLQWLNLPDPERPYVYAMHSEQLDAYGHKLGPQNTELNGPLKEIDKVIGQLMDGLKQMKLHRCVNIILVGDHGMEEAHCDRTEFLSSYMSNVDDIMLIPGSLGRIRARYPDSPKYDARAVVANLTCKKPDQHFKPYLKEHLPKRLHYANNRRIEEIHLMVERTWRVARKSPEGKKPPGKCGFNGDHGYDNKITSMQTVFMGYGPAFKFKTKIPPFENIELYNVMCDLLGLKPVPNNGTHGSLNHLLKNPSYKPSMPEEVSKPSPSASLTGLTDDLGCTCEDKNKVEELSQRVQQAINDSKNLPYGRPAVLFRAKYSVLHHGDYISGYSEVLFMPLWTSFTVNKQVDVTSLPEALSNCVRPDIRVPPAYSQSCTMYKADKQISYGFLYPPQLASSPETRYDALLITNTVPMYPAFKRVWTYFQKILVKKYASERNGVNVVMGPIFDYDYDGLKDSDDKLKQYTSTTVPIPTHYFIVVTSCLDIDQTVDLCDGPLSVFSFILPHRPDNDESCNSSEEESKWVEELMKMHTARVRDVELLTGLDFYRRTSRPYSEILSLKTYLRTYESEI, encoded by the exons ATGTTGCCATTAAAACTG GTGCTCTACGTAAGCTCTCTTTTCTCCGGTGCTAATATTTGCGTTGGATTTGTTGTCAACCGAGCGGGGCGATCGACAACGTCGTATGAATCTATTTCAGAAT TTCTGTCAGACGCCCCGAAGCTTACGGCGTCTGAGTCCTGCAAAAACAGGTGCTTTGAATTGGTTGACTTCAAACCCGAGGAATCCACTCAGTGCCGCTGTGACAACCTCTGCAAAACTTATAACAGCTGTTGCTCCGACTTCGACGAGCGCTGCCTAAAAACAG AGGGAGGGTTTCAGTGCAGTAAGGAACGCTGCGGAGAGACCCGGAATGAGCAGCACGCATGCCACTGCTCCGAGGACTGTCTGGCCAGAGGAGACTGCTGCACCAACTACAGGACCCTCTGCAAAG GTGATACGTCTTGGCTGCAGGAGGAGTGTGAGGAGATTAAAAATCATGAGTGCCCAGCTGG ATTCGTCCGCCCTCCGCTCATCATGGTCTCCGTGGACGGATTCCGTGCTTCCTACATGATGCGAGAAAAAACAGTTATGCCCAACATTGATAAACTTA AAACATGTGGAACTCATGCCCCTTACATGAGGCCAGTTTACCCGACAAAGACGTACCCTAATTTATACTCTGTTGCCACG GGCCTTTATCCTGAGTCCCATGGAATTGTGGGTAACTCTATGTATGACCCTGTGTTTAATGCCAACTTTAATCTCAGAGGCAAGGAGAAGCTAAAGCATCGTTGGTGGGGAGGTCAGCCT ATCTGGATCACAGCTAAGGAGCAGGGAGTCAAACCTGGCACATTCTTCTGGCCTGT cgTGATTCCTCTGGAGCGGAGAGTGCTGACCATGCTACAATGGCTTAACCTGCCAGATCCAGAGAG GCCTTATGTCTACGCCATGCACTCTGAACAGCTGGACGCCTATGGCCACAAATTAGGACCACAGAACACTGAG TTGAATGGTCCTCTAAAGGAGATTGATAAAGTGATTGGGCAGCTGATGGATGGCCTTAAACAGATGAAGCTTCATCGATGTGTCAATATCATCTTGGTCGGAGACCATG GAATGGAAGAGGCGCATTGTGACAGAACCGAATTCCTAAGTTCCTACATGTCGAACGTGGATGACATTATGCTGATCCCTGGGTCTTTGGGAAGAATCCGGGCCAGATATCCTGACAGCCCTAAGT atgatGCGAGAGCAGTCGTGGCAAATCTCACT TGTAAAAAACCTGACCAGCACTTTAAACCGTACCTGAAAGAGCACCTTCCCAAGCGCCTCCATTACGCGAACAACCGCCGCATAGAAGAGATTCACCTGATGGTGGAGAGGACGTGGCGCGTTGCTAG GAAATCTCCTGAGGGAAAGAAGCCTCCTGGCAAATGTGGGTTTAATGGAGATCACGGTTACGATAACAAAATCACCAGCATGCAG ACCGTTTTCATGGGATACGGCCCGGCGTTTAAATTCAAGACTAAAATCCCTCCGTTCGAAAACATTGAACTTTACAACGTTATGTGTG ACCTGCTGGGTTTAAAACCCGTGCCAAATAACGGCACCCACGGCAGCCTGAACCACCTGCTGAAGAACCCGTCTTACAAGCCCAGCATGCCTGAGGAGGTGTCCAAGCCCAGCCCCTCAGCCTCCCTCACTGGCCTCACTGACGACCTGGGCTGCACCTGCGAAGACAAG AACAAAGTGGAAGAACTCAGTCAGCGAGTGCAACAAGCTATCAATG ACAGCAAGAACCTCCCGTACGGTCGACCCGCCGTTCTCTTCCGAGCCAAGTACAGCGTCCTGCACCACGGCGATTACATCAGTGGCTACAGCGAGGTTCTCTTCATGCCTCTGTGGACGTCCTTCACCGTAAACAAACAG GTAGATGTCACGTCTCTGCCTGAGGCTCTGAGTAACTGTGTGAGACCTGACATCCGTGTTCCTCCGGCTTACAGTCAGTCCTGCACCATGTACAAGGCCGACAAGCAGATCTCATACGGTTTCCTCTACCCACCAC agttGGCCTCAAGCCCAGAAACACGATATGACGCTCTTCTCATTACCAACACTGTCCCCATGTATCCGGCCTTCAAAC GTGTGTGGACTTATTTCCAGAAGATACTGGTGAAGAAATATGCCAGCGAGAGAAACGGGGTGAACGTGGTCATGGGGCCGATATTTGACTATGACTACGACGGCCTGAAAGACTCCGACGACAAGCTCAAACA GTACACCAGCACGACAGTCCCCATTCCCACTCATTACTTCATAGTGGTTACCAGTTGCCTGGACATCGATCAGACTGTGGACTTGTGTGACGGTCCTCTGAGTGTTTTCTCCTTCATCCTCCCGCACCGTCCGGATAACGATGAGAGCTGCAAC
- the enpp2 gene encoding autotaxin isoform X1, protein MLPLKLVLYVSSLFSGANICVGFVVNRAGRSTTSYESISEFLSDAPKLTASESCKNRCFELVDFKPEESTQCRCDNLCKTYNSCCSDFDERCLKTEGGFQCSKERCGETRNEQHACHCSEDCLARGDCCTNYRTLCKGDTSWLQEECEEIKNHECPAGFVRPPLIMVSVDGFRASYMMREKTVMPNIDKLKTCGTHAPYMRPVYPTKTYPNLYSVATGLYPESHGIVGNSMYDPVFNANFNLRGKEKLKHRWWGGQPIWITAKEQGVKPGTFFWPVVIPLERRVLTMLQWLNLPDPERPYVYAMHSEQLDAYGHKLGPQNTELNGPLKEIDKVIGQLMDGLKQMKLHRCVNIILVGDHGMEEAHCDRTEFLSSYMSNVDDIMLIPGSLGRIRARYPDSPKYDARAVVANLTCKKPDQHFKPYLKEHLPKRLHYANNRRIEEIHLMVERTWRVARKSPEGKKPPGKCGFNGDHGYDNKITSMQTVFMGYGPAFKFKTKIPPFENIELYNVMCDLLGLKPVPNNGTHGSLNHLLKNPSYKPSMPEEVSKPSPSASLTGLTDDLGCTCEDKLRTKSRGQRALKVAIVRGYNLESLWLCLLQNKVEELSQRVQQAINDSKNLPYGRPAVLFRAKYSVLHHGDYISGYSEVLFMPLWTSFTVNKQVDVTSLPEALSNCVRPDIRVPPAYSQSCTMYKADKQISYGFLYPPQLASSPETRYDALLITNTVPMYPAFKRVWTYFQKILVKKYASERNGVNVVMGPIFDYDYDGLKDSDDKLKQYTSTTVPIPTHYFIVVTSCLDIDQTVDLCDGPLSVFSFILPHRPDNDESCNSSEEESKWVEELMKMHTARVRDVELLTGLDFYRRTSRPYSEILSLKTYLRTYESEI, encoded by the exons ATGTTGCCATTAAAACTG GTGCTCTACGTAAGCTCTCTTTTCTCCGGTGCTAATATTTGCGTTGGATTTGTTGTCAACCGAGCGGGGCGATCGACAACGTCGTATGAATCTATTTCAGAAT TTCTGTCAGACGCCCCGAAGCTTACGGCGTCTGAGTCCTGCAAAAACAGGTGCTTTGAATTGGTTGACTTCAAACCCGAGGAATCCACTCAGTGCCGCTGTGACAACCTCTGCAAAACTTATAACAGCTGTTGCTCCGACTTCGACGAGCGCTGCCTAAAAACAG AGGGAGGGTTTCAGTGCAGTAAGGAACGCTGCGGAGAGACCCGGAATGAGCAGCACGCATGCCACTGCTCCGAGGACTGTCTGGCCAGAGGAGACTGCTGCACCAACTACAGGACCCTCTGCAAAG GTGATACGTCTTGGCTGCAGGAGGAGTGTGAGGAGATTAAAAATCATGAGTGCCCAGCTGG ATTCGTCCGCCCTCCGCTCATCATGGTCTCCGTGGACGGATTCCGTGCTTCCTACATGATGCGAGAAAAAACAGTTATGCCCAACATTGATAAACTTA AAACATGTGGAACTCATGCCCCTTACATGAGGCCAGTTTACCCGACAAAGACGTACCCTAATTTATACTCTGTTGCCACG GGCCTTTATCCTGAGTCCCATGGAATTGTGGGTAACTCTATGTATGACCCTGTGTTTAATGCCAACTTTAATCTCAGAGGCAAGGAGAAGCTAAAGCATCGTTGGTGGGGAGGTCAGCCT ATCTGGATCACAGCTAAGGAGCAGGGAGTCAAACCTGGCACATTCTTCTGGCCTGT cgTGATTCCTCTGGAGCGGAGAGTGCTGACCATGCTACAATGGCTTAACCTGCCAGATCCAGAGAG GCCTTATGTCTACGCCATGCACTCTGAACAGCTGGACGCCTATGGCCACAAATTAGGACCACAGAACACTGAG TTGAATGGTCCTCTAAAGGAGATTGATAAAGTGATTGGGCAGCTGATGGATGGCCTTAAACAGATGAAGCTTCATCGATGTGTCAATATCATCTTGGTCGGAGACCATG GAATGGAAGAGGCGCATTGTGACAGAACCGAATTCCTAAGTTCCTACATGTCGAACGTGGATGACATTATGCTGATCCCTGGGTCTTTGGGAAGAATCCGGGCCAGATATCCTGACAGCCCTAAGT atgatGCGAGAGCAGTCGTGGCAAATCTCACT TGTAAAAAACCTGACCAGCACTTTAAACCGTACCTGAAAGAGCACCTTCCCAAGCGCCTCCATTACGCGAACAACCGCCGCATAGAAGAGATTCACCTGATGGTGGAGAGGACGTGGCGCGTTGCTAG GAAATCTCCTGAGGGAAAGAAGCCTCCTGGCAAATGTGGGTTTAATGGAGATCACGGTTACGATAACAAAATCACCAGCATGCAG ACCGTTTTCATGGGATACGGCCCGGCGTTTAAATTCAAGACTAAAATCCCTCCGTTCGAAAACATTGAACTTTACAACGTTATGTGTG ACCTGCTGGGTTTAAAACCCGTGCCAAATAACGGCACCCACGGCAGCCTGAACCACCTGCTGAAGAACCCGTCTTACAAGCCCAGCATGCCTGAGGAGGTGTCCAAGCCCAGCCCCTCAGCCTCCCTCACTGGCCTCACTGACGACCTGGGCTGCACCTGCGAAGACAAG TTGCGTACAAAAAGTAGAGGGCAGAGGGCTTTGAAAGTGGCCATAGTAAGAGGCTATAACCTGGAGTCACTGTGGCTCTGTCTGTTACAGAACAAAGTGGAAGAACTCAGTCAGCGAGTGCAACAAGCTATCAATG ACAGCAAGAACCTCCCGTACGGTCGACCCGCCGTTCTCTTCCGAGCCAAGTACAGCGTCCTGCACCACGGCGATTACATCAGTGGCTACAGCGAGGTTCTCTTCATGCCTCTGTGGACGTCCTTCACCGTAAACAAACAG GTAGATGTCACGTCTCTGCCTGAGGCTCTGAGTAACTGTGTGAGACCTGACATCCGTGTTCCTCCGGCTTACAGTCAGTCCTGCACCATGTACAAGGCCGACAAGCAGATCTCATACGGTTTCCTCTACCCACCAC agttGGCCTCAAGCCCAGAAACACGATATGACGCTCTTCTCATTACCAACACTGTCCCCATGTATCCGGCCTTCAAAC GTGTGTGGACTTATTTCCAGAAGATACTGGTGAAGAAATATGCCAGCGAGAGAAACGGGGTGAACGTGGTCATGGGGCCGATATTTGACTATGACTACGACGGCCTGAAAGACTCCGACGACAAGCTCAAACA GTACACCAGCACGACAGTCCCCATTCCCACTCATTACTTCATAGTGGTTACCAGTTGCCTGGACATCGATCAGACTGTGGACTTGTGTGACGGTCCTCTGAGTGTTTTCTCCTTCATCCTCCCGCACCGTCCGGATAACGATGAGAGCTGCAAC